The region AGACCTCTTTCTTGTGGTCACACACCAAGTATGTGGAGATGTTTGTCGTGGTCAACAACCAGAGGTTCCGGATGTGGGGCAGTAACATCAGTGAGACCGTGCGGGCAGTGGTGGACATCATTGCCCTGGTCAACAGCTTCACCAGGGCCATCAACACGGAGGTGGTGCTGGCGGGATTGGAAATCTGGACCGAGGGGGACCTGATAGAGGTCCCAGTGGACCTGCGAGTGACACTCAGGAATTTCAACCACTGGAGGCAAGAGAAGCTCCTCCACCGTGTGAGGCACGATGTTGCCCACATGATTGTTGGGCATCATCCTGGAGAGGACACAGGCCAGGCGTTTGTCAACGGTGCCTGCTCCAGTGGATTTGCGGCGGCCGTCGAGTCCTTCCATCACGAAGATGTCCTCCTGTTTGCCGCGCTCATGGCCCATGAGCTTGGGCACAACCTGGGTATTCAGCACGACCACGAGGCCTGCACTTGTGAAGAGAGGCGCTTCTGCCTCATGCACGCAAATATCACTAAACACAGTGGCTTCAGCAACTGCAGCTCCGACTTCTACTACCATTTCCTTCACGAGCACAGAGGGGCCTGCCTATTGAACAGACCGTGGCGCCCAAGCCGCCAGCGCAGGGATGCCCGATGTGGAAATGGGGTGGTGGAGCCACCGGAGCAGTGTGACTGTGGCTCCGCTTGTGATGATCACCCATGCTGTGAACCCACATGTCAGCTGAAGACGTCTGCGCGCTGTAGTGATGGACTCTGCTGCCATAGGTGTGATTTCAAAAGGAAAGGGGTGTTACGTCGTCCTGTTCAGGATGAGTGTGACCTCCCAGAGTATTGTAATGGTAGCTTTCGAGAGTGTCCTGCCGACAGCTACAAGCAAGATGGCACATTGTGTGACAGAATCTACTACTGTTCTGGGGGCCAGTGTAAGAACCCTGATAAACAGTGCTCCAAAATATATGGGTTTCCTGCAAGATCTGCCCCTGAAGAATGTTACATTTCCATAAACACCAAACGAAACCGGTTTGAGAACTGTGGCCACGGCACTGGGAATAACTCAGAGTATGTTGTGTGTGCAGACGACAATGTGTTTTGTGGAAAGCTCATATGTACTGGTGTTGCCTACTTGCCCCCAGTCAAACCCCAACACACGCTAATCCAGATCAGTTATGAAGTTATGAAGATGACTGGTGCTGGAGCATGGATGCCTATAATACTGTTGACATTCCTGACTATGGGGATGTGCAGAATGGCACTTACTGCGCCCCAACAAGGTCTGCATGGGTAACACGTGCACTGATTACACTGTGGCCCAGTACGACTGTGAACCACAGGGCATGTGTCATGGGAAAGGAGTGTGCAACAATCTCCAGCACTGTCATTGTGATGAAGGCTTTGCCCCTCCTGACTGCAAAAAACcaggaaatgggggggggggtagcgtGGATAGTGGCCCTGTTGGCAAGCCACTTGATGAAAATTTTACTGTAAGTCCAATTCATCGTGTTGGCCCCAAGAGTGACGATACAAATAtgaaagtaataataattattgtCCCTATATGTCTTGTCCAGTTATTGTGTGGTCTAATGCTAATTGCCTGCCTCTGGTATAAATACAGGCAGTGGTGGCAACTCCATTATCAGGATTCAGAAGATTCCTCAGAAATCCCATCAGAGGTGAGTCTATCAGAGGAACAACCACCTGAAAGAGCTCCACCTCCAGAAGGAGCCCCACCTCCTGAAGGTGCTCCACCACCTGAGGCAGTCCAAACACTAGCAGGTGCCCCACTTCCAGAAGGGGCCCCACCAGCAGCAGCTGCTCCTCCAGCTGAAGCGGCCCCCCCACCACCTGGGGCAGCCCCTCCACCTCTACCACTTTAACAGGTTCTATCATCAAAGGCCACAGGAGAGCCAAAAGAGGATGCAGATGAGGAACGTGAAA is a window of Jaculus jaculus isolate mJacJac1 chromosome 13, mJacJac1.mat.Y.cur, whole genome shotgun sequence DNA encoding:
- the LOC123454131 gene encoding LOW QUALITY PROTEIN: disintegrin and metalloproteinase domain-containing protein 1-like (The sequence of the model RefSeq protein was modified relative to this genomic sequence to represent the inferred CDS: inserted 1 base in 1 codon; deleted 4 bases in 2 codons; substituted 2 bases at 2 genomic stop codons), which translates into the protein MSVAALLKASIYPAISKDKKXVAIGEAKMTSQIWFSQKWNMRLGVVPSYSCVRLEILMLLIFLLSMYCHLGSVYYSLYEIIIPKRLTVQERDNPVGKESYMLFMQGQKQLVHLKVKRGYSVDNFPVYSYHNGSLRQEMPFSLHDCHYEGYIEGVPGSFVSVDTCSGLRGVLVKEETSYGIEPMVSSERFEHVLYTMAHQGRISCSVTSKNSQGDARQRQRSRKPQHVQETSFLWSHTKYVEMFVVVNNQRFRMWGSNISETVRAVVDIIALVNSFTRAINTEVVLAGLEIWTEGDLIEVPVDLRVTLRNFNHWRQEKLLHRVRHDVAHMIVGHHPGEDTGQAFVNGACSSGFAAAVESFHHEDVLLFAALMAHELGHNLGIQHDHEACTCEERRFCLMHANITKHSGFSNCSSDFYYHFLHEHRGACLLNRPWRPSRQRRDARCGNGVVEPPEQCDCGSACDDHPCCEPTCQLKTSARCSDGLCCHRCDFKRKGVLRRPVQDECDLPEYCNGSFRECPADSYKQDGTLCDRIYYCSGGQCKNPDKQCSKIYGFPARSAPEECYISINTKRNRFENCGHGTGNNSEYVVCADDNVFCGKLICTGVAYLPPVKPQHTLIQILXSYEDDWCWSMDAYNTVDIPDYGDVQNGTYCXPNKVCMGNTCTDYTVAQYDCEPQGMCHGKGVCNNLQHCHCDEGFAPPDCKKPGNGGGGSVDSGPVGKPLDENFTVSPIHRVGPKSDDTNMKVIIIIVPICLVQLLCGLMLIACLWYKYRQWWQLHYQDSEDSSEIPSEVSLSEEQPPERAPPPEGAPPPEGAPPPEAVQTLAGAPLPEGAPPAAAAPPAEAAPPPPGAAPPPLPL